Proteins encoded by one window of Streptomyces uncialis:
- a CDS encoding DUF6357 family protein — MRDIVFTRQSGWIPQVISEDGELKLMLGAGADANHEPRTFTFPIGEAHLAVIQEDLARHLLLWSAVLPLCDAAGTRGRLDEDAAVALLDPILLSTPADVDAFFRSIRWDRGRLVAHGADLGLLKRGQVCAAMRAATEAPDGKRAQEYHADRRRAERGTVLGPLDAAVLRYTGQYLHGSTVPKRLPDAVDPALLPRVMAVIATAEQACAGMRISRDPRRGKRATDKRDWDRMAAVVDAAVRRAHPALADDAVRTVSFLMCSEASDRSRNAPMEDDEETSADRADLGGSTRRGPLSFTDDKGVEKKWLPDGPRSATAEFWEFVGERSAGDNEVFTIEDEEKGEGVQLHFYADSLARITTVREGRGGADPEYRVEYTLVDGIGGYRNLVSVFVRGGCAALERHGSWMSDVDEFERARRRRDAR; from the coding sequence ATGAGAGACATCGTCTTCACGCGCCAGAGCGGTTGGATACCGCAGGTGATCAGCGAGGACGGCGAGCTGAAGCTGATGCTCGGTGCCGGGGCCGACGCCAACCACGAGCCCCGCACGTTCACGTTCCCGATCGGGGAGGCCCATCTCGCGGTGATCCAGGAGGACCTGGCCAGACACCTGCTGCTGTGGAGTGCGGTCCTTCCGCTGTGCGACGCCGCCGGGACCCGGGGCCGGCTCGACGAGGACGCCGCCGTGGCGCTGCTGGACCCGATCCTCCTCTCCACGCCCGCGGACGTCGACGCGTTCTTCCGGAGCATCCGGTGGGACAGGGGCAGGCTCGTCGCCCATGGCGCCGACCTCGGTCTCCTCAAGCGCGGTCAGGTCTGCGCGGCGATGCGCGCGGCGACGGAGGCGCCCGACGGGAAGCGCGCTCAGGAGTACCACGCGGACCGCCGCCGGGCCGAGCGCGGAACGGTACTCGGCCCGCTCGACGCCGCGGTGCTGCGGTACACGGGCCAGTACCTGCACGGCTCGACCGTCCCGAAGCGGCTGCCCGACGCCGTGGACCCCGCGCTGCTGCCCCGGGTCATGGCTGTGATCGCCACGGCGGAGCAGGCATGCGCCGGGATGCGGATCAGCCGCGATCCGCGCCGGGGCAAGCGCGCCACGGACAAGCGCGACTGGGACCGGATGGCGGCGGTGGTCGACGCGGCGGTGCGCCGCGCACACCCCGCGCTCGCGGACGACGCGGTCCGCACCGTGAGCTTCCTGATGTGTTCGGAGGCATCGGACCGCTCCAGGAACGCGCCCATGGAGGACGACGAGGAGACCTCCGCCGACCGCGCCGACCTCGGCGGGAGCACGAGGCGCGGGCCCCTGTCGTTCACCGACGACAAGGGCGTCGAGAAGAAGTGGCTCCCGGACGGCCCCCGCTCCGCCACCGCGGAGTTCTGGGAGTTCGTCGGCGAGCGCTCCGCCGGGGACAACGAGGTGTTCACCATCGAGGACGAGGAGAAGGGCGAAGGCGTCCAGCTCCACTTCTACGCGGACTCCCTCGCCCGGATCACGACGGTGCGCGAGGGCCGAGGCGGGGCGGACCCGGAGTACCGGGTCGAGTACACCCTGGTCGACGGGATCGGCGGGTACCGGAACCTGGTGAGCGTCTTCGTCCGCGGCGGCTGCGCCGCACTCGAACGGCACGGCTCCTGGATGTCGGACGTCGACGAGTTCGAGCGCGCGCGCAGGCGGCGCGACGCCCGGTAG
- a CDS encoding Dabb family protein gives MIRHLVLFKLNDGVRRDDPRVVEGVAAFRALGGQIPELEFWECEWNISDRPIAYDFAINSAVADTEALKRYVEHPAHQAGVTLWREFATWVIADYEF, from the coding sequence GTGATCCGTCACCTCGTCCTGTTCAAGCTCAACGACGGCGTGCGGCGCGACGATCCGCGGGTGGTCGAGGGTGTCGCGGCGTTCCGCGCGCTCGGCGGGCAGATCCCGGAGCTGGAGTTCTGGGAGTGCGAGTGGAACATCTCGGACCGGCCCATCGCGTACGACTTCGCGATCAACTCCGCGGTCGCCGACACCGAGGCGCTGAAGCGGTACGTGGAGCACCCCGCGCATCAGGCGGGAGTGACCCTGTGGCGGGAGTTCGCCACCTGGGTCATCGCCGACTACGAGTTCTGA
- a CDS encoding type II toxin-antitoxin system Phd/YefM family antitoxin, whose translation MRYMEVTAREFSQQSSQILAAAARGETITVTKNGVAVARVVPVDDDIPPYPTDLMGEIDLPDLGLPDLTDDDIEETLQGDVRAERGDTMASAPVPVPVSRR comes from the coding sequence ATGCGCTACATGGAAGTCACGGCCCGTGAGTTCAGTCAGCAGTCTTCACAGATCCTCGCCGCCGCCGCACGTGGCGAGACCATCACCGTCACCAAGAACGGCGTCGCCGTCGCTCGCGTGGTACCCGTCGACGACGACATTCCCCCGTACCCCACGGACCTCATGGGCGAAATCGATCTGCCCGACCTCGGCCTCCCCGATCTGACCGACGACGACATCGAGGAGACCCTTCAGGGAGACGTACGCGCCGAACGAGGCGACACCATGGCTTCGGCCCCCGTTCCGGTTCCGGTCAGTCGGCGGTGA
- a CDS encoding LytR C-terminal domain-containing protein has product MSMLTPPGMGGQYRITGERYPRMRRGRRRGWIVSVCVASVVALGVIGWGTLQLVGVFTGDGGKASAAGAGCAPSAKPSPGRSADVASRTGKALPRPAGIKVNVLNATPRSGLAKKTADELRKRGFAIGQVGNAPKEFDKKVPGPGLVVGAKTSERGALPVLATQLAGAQQRTDARGAGDVDLILGTAFTKLTPQAAATQALSALASPSPAPTPSSC; this is encoded by the coding sequence ATGAGCATGCTCACACCCCCCGGCATGGGCGGTCAGTACCGCATCACCGGGGAAAGATATCCCCGTATGCGCCGGGGACGCCGACGCGGCTGGATCGTCTCCGTGTGCGTCGCGTCCGTCGTGGCCCTGGGCGTGATCGGCTGGGGCACCCTCCAGCTCGTCGGCGTCTTCACGGGCGACGGCGGCAAGGCGTCGGCGGCCGGCGCCGGATGCGCGCCCTCGGCGAAGCCGTCCCCCGGCCGGTCCGCGGACGTCGCGAGCCGGACGGGCAAGGCCCTGCCGCGGCCCGCCGGGATAAAGGTCAACGTCCTCAACGCGACCCCGCGCAGCGGGCTGGCCAAGAAGACCGCCGACGAACTGCGCAAACGCGGCTTTGCCATCGGTCAGGTCGGGAACGCCCCGAAGGAGTTCGACAAGAAGGTGCCGGGACCCGGGCTGGTGGTCGGGGCGAAGACCTCCGAGCGGGGCGCGCTGCCGGTCCTCGCGACGCAGCTCGCGGGCGCGCAGCAGCGGACGGACGCGCGGGGCGCGGGCGATGTCGACCTCATCCTCGGTACGGCGTTCACCAAGCTGACCCCGCAGGCCGCCGCGACCCAGGCCCTGTCCGCCCTCGCGTCCCCGAGCCCGGCACCCACCCCGTCGTCCTGCTGA
- a CDS encoding type II toxin-antitoxin system VapB family antitoxin yields MIFKRIGNGRPYPDHGRESTRQWADVAPRPVRLDQLVTTKGQLDLETLLAEDSTFYGDLFAHVVKWRGDLYLEDGLHRAVRAALQQRQVLHARVLEMD; encoded by the coding sequence GTGATCTTCAAGCGCATCGGAAACGGCCGGCCATACCCCGACCACGGCCGGGAAAGCACCCGGCAGTGGGCGGACGTCGCACCGCGTCCGGTCCGCCTCGATCAGCTCGTGACCACCAAGGGCCAGCTCGATCTGGAGACGCTCCTCGCCGAGGACTCGACCTTCTACGGCGACCTCTTCGCGCATGTCGTGAAGTGGCGGGGCGATCTGTACCTGGAGGACGGGCTGCACCGGGCGGTCCGGGCCGCACTCCAGCAGCGGCAGGTGCTGCACGCCCGCGTGCTGGAAATGGACTGA
- a CDS encoding excinuclease ABC subunit UvrA, which translates to MPADADRTSAPSNSTPPTTPSAHPDPAPDPAPGTAPTATAATAPAPATPAPAPAPAPAPGIGTLPALVLTEADGHHVIEVRGARANNLRDVSVDIPKRRLTVFTGVSGSGKSSLVFGTIAAESQRLINETYPSFIQSFMPAPSRPDVDGLRNLSAAIVVDQERMGANSRSTVGTATDAYTMLRLIFSRLGEPYAGTSNFFSFNSGEGMCARCEGIGQTSEIDVDRVVDRSLSLKEGAILVPGFAVDSWQWGVMAGSGFYDPDTKVGDFTETELHDLLHKPVTKVKVGTSNLTYEGLVPRIQRSFLSKDREAMQSHIRTFVDRAVVFAVCPDCGGARLSAAALAARIGGVNIAECSAMQISDLAAFVRGLDAPEVAPVLGALGDLLDGLVEIGLGYLSLDRTSSTLSGGEAQRVKMVRHLGSPLTDVTYIFDEPTIGLHPHDIQRMNSLLLRLRDKGNTVLVVEHKPEVIAIADHVVDLGPGAGADGGTIQYTGDLAGLRASDTLTGRHIGHRARLRETVRKPTGQLGIEHADLHNLKDVSVDVPLGVLTVVTGVAGSGKSSLIHGHLADREGVVVADQSPIRGSRRSNPATYTGLLNPIRTAFAKANGVKAALFSANSEGACPRCNGLGHVYTDLAMMAGVVSVCEECEGKRYTPEVLEYRLDGRNISEVLGMSIAEARSFFPTGQARKVLNRLHDVGLGYLRLGQPLNTLSGGERQRLKLAIHMAEKSSTYILDEPTTGLHLADVDKLLALLDRLVEDGNSVIVIEHHLAVMAHADWIIDVGPGGGQAGGEVVFTGTPEELVAGGRTLTARHLREYVAGS; encoded by the coding sequence ATGCCGGCCGACGCCGACCGCACGTCCGCACCGAGCAACAGCACGCCCCCCACCACGCCGAGTGCCCACCCGGACCCCGCCCCGGACCCCGCCCCGGGCACCGCACCCACCGCCACCGCTGCCACTGCCCCGGCCCCCGCCACACCGGCACCCGCACCCGCACCCGCACCCGCCCCGGGCATCGGCACCCTCCCCGCCCTCGTCCTCACCGAGGCGGACGGGCATCACGTCATCGAGGTGCGTGGGGCGCGCGCGAACAACCTCCGTGATGTCTCGGTCGACATCCCCAAGCGGCGGCTCACCGTCTTCACCGGGGTGTCCGGCTCGGGGAAGTCCTCGCTGGTCTTCGGCACGATCGCGGCCGAGTCCCAGCGGCTCATCAACGAGACGTACCCGAGCTTCATCCAGTCGTTCATGCCCGCGCCCAGCCGCCCGGACGTGGACGGGCTGCGCAACCTCAGCGCGGCGATCGTGGTGGACCAGGAGCGGATGGGCGCCAACTCCCGCTCCACCGTGGGCACCGCCACCGACGCGTACACGATGCTGCGGCTCATCTTCAGCCGGCTCGGCGAGCCGTACGCGGGCACCTCGAACTTCTTCAGCTTCAACAGCGGCGAGGGCATGTGCGCGCGCTGCGAGGGGATCGGGCAGACCTCCGAGATCGACGTCGACCGGGTCGTCGACCGTTCGCTGTCCCTGAAGGAGGGCGCGATCCTGGTCCCCGGGTTCGCCGTCGACTCCTGGCAGTGGGGCGTGATGGCGGGCTCGGGCTTCTACGATCCGGACACCAAGGTCGGGGACTTCACGGAGACCGAGCTCCACGACCTGCTGCACAAGCCGGTCACCAAGGTGAAGGTCGGCACCAGCAACCTCACCTACGAGGGGCTCGTCCCGCGTATCCAGCGGTCGTTCCTGTCCAAGGACCGCGAGGCGATGCAGTCGCACATCCGGACCTTCGTGGACCGGGCGGTCGTCTTCGCCGTCTGCCCGGACTGCGGGGGCGCGCGGCTGAGCGCCGCCGCGCTGGCGGCGCGGATCGGCGGGGTGAACATCGCCGAGTGCTCGGCGATGCAGATCAGCGATCTCGCCGCCTTCGTCCGCGGTCTCGACGCCCCCGAGGTGGCCCCGGTGCTGGGCGCCCTGGGCGATCTCCTCGACGGCCTGGTCGAGATCGGTCTCGGCTATCTGAGCCTGGACCGCACCTCGTCCACGCTCTCCGGCGGTGAGGCGCAGCGGGTGAAGATGGTGCGCCATCTCGGCTCACCGCTCACCGATGTCACGTACATCTTCGACGAGCCCACCATCGGGCTGCACCCGCACGACATCCAGCGGATGAACAGCCTGCTGCTGCGGCTGCGCGACAAGGGCAACACCGTGCTGGTGGTGGAGCACAAGCCCGAGGTCATCGCGATAGCCGACCATGTGGTGGATCTCGGGCCGGGCGCCGGGGCGGACGGCGGGACGATCCAGTACACCGGGGACCTGGCGGGGCTGCGCGCCTCGGACACCCTCACCGGCCGCCATATCGGGCACCGGGCGCGGCTGCGGGAGACGGTCCGCAAGCCCACCGGCCAGCTGGGCATCGAGCACGCGGACCTGCACAACCTCAAGGACGTCTCGGTGGACGTGCCGCTCGGGGTGCTGACGGTGGTGACCGGTGTCGCGGGTTCCGGCAAGAGTTCCCTGATCCACGGTCATCTGGCCGACCGGGAGGGAGTGGTGGTCGCGGACCAGTCCCCCATCCGGGGCTCCCGGCGTTCCAACCCGGCGACGTACACGGGGCTGCTGAACCCGATCCGGACCGCGTTCGCCAAGGCCAACGGCGTCAAGGCGGCCCTGTTCAGCGCGAACTCGGAGGGCGCCTGCCCGCGGTGCAACGGGCTGGGCCATGTGTACACCGATCTCGCGATGATGGCCGGGGTGGTCTCGGTCTGCGAGGAGTGCGAGGGCAAGCGGTACACCCCGGAGGTGCTGGAGTACCGGCTCGACGGGCGGAACATCAGCGAGGTGCTCGGGATGTCGATCGCCGAGGCCCGGTCCTTCTTCCCGACCGGTCAGGCCCGCAAGGTGCTGAACCGGCTCCATGACGTCGGCCTCGGGTACCTCCGGCTGGGGCAGCCCCTCAACACCCTCTCCGGTGGCGAGCGCCAGCGTCTGAAGCTGGCCATCCACATGGCGGAGAAGTCCTCGACGTACATCCTGGACGAGCCCACCACGGGTCTGCATCTGGCGGACGTGGACAAGCTGCTGGCGCTGCTGGACCGGCTGGTGGAGGACGGGAACTCGGTCATCGTCATCGAGCACCATCTCGCGGTGATGGCGCACGCGGACTGGATCATCGACGTCGGTCCCGGCGGCGGCCAGGCCGGTGGGGAGGTCGTCTTCACGGGGACACCCGAGGAGTTGGTGGCCGGCGGGCGGACGCTGACGGCCCGGCATCTGAGGGAGTACGTGGCCGGTTCCTGA
- a CDS encoding DUF6892 domain-containing protein produces MIAFKDFNFKLLVIEKLMYWDETLTPQFSLGEHLRERSGVTDLHRYAVDNDLDHKVFPEARAYFEGLDIPDELLLTVDELTIDGGHQVYQECAPVWDGEDELFDVRSLADLALVPNLRSVVGAEEALLAVPDKLDILTAHGITAD; encoded by the coding sequence ATGATCGCCTTCAAGGACTTCAACTTCAAGCTGCTCGTCATCGAGAAACTCATGTACTGGGACGAGACGCTGACGCCGCAGTTCAGCCTCGGGGAGCACCTGCGCGAACGGAGCGGGGTCACCGACCTCCACCGGTACGCGGTCGACAACGACCTGGACCACAAGGTCTTCCCCGAGGCGCGCGCCTACTTCGAGGGGCTGGACATACCGGATGAACTGCTTCTCACGGTCGACGAACTGACCATCGACGGCGGTCACCAGGTGTACCAGGAGTGCGCGCCGGTCTGGGACGGCGAGGACGAGCTCTTCGACGTCCGCTCACTCGCGGATCTCGCCCTCGTACCGAATCTCCGAAGCGTCGTCGGCGCGGAAGAGGCCCTGCTCGCGGTCCCGGACAAGCTCGACATCCTCACGGCCCACGGCATCACCGCCGACTGA
- a CDS encoding HhH-GPD-type base excision DNA repair protein: protein MDVNLRLAQQPDADALLGRSPLAALVGMLLDQQVPMEWAFAGPYTIAERLGGDDLDAQEIAAYEPEAFAALLSAKPAVHRYPGSMAKRVQQLCQYLVEHYDGDAAAVWEGVGSGKELLKRLQDLPGFGKQKAQIFLALLGKQLGVRPTGWREAAGAYGEQGAYRSAADITGPESLAKVRAHKQELKAAKKARKPL from the coding sequence ATGGATGTGAATCTTCGTCTCGCGCAGCAGCCCGACGCCGACGCGTTGCTGGGGCGCAGCCCGCTGGCCGCGCTGGTGGGCATGCTGCTGGATCAGCAGGTGCCCATGGAATGGGCCTTCGCGGGGCCGTACACGATCGCGGAACGGCTGGGCGGGGACGATCTCGACGCACAAGAGATCGCCGCGTACGAGCCGGAGGCGTTCGCCGCGCTGCTGTCCGCGAAGCCCGCGGTGCACCGGTATCCCGGGTCGATGGCCAAGCGGGTGCAGCAGCTCTGCCAGTACCTCGTGGAGCACTACGACGGTGATGCCGCGGCGGTGTGGGAGGGCGTCGGCAGCGGGAAGGAGCTGCTGAAGCGGCTCCAGGACCTGCCGGGGTTCGGCAAGCAGAAGGCCCAGATCTTCCTCGCGCTGCTCGGCAAGCAGCTCGGGGTGCGCCCCACGGGCTGGCGCGAGGCCGCCGGGGCGTACGGGGAGCAGGGGGCGTACCGGTCGGCGGCGGACATCACCGGGCCGGAGTCGCTGGCGAAGGTCCGCGCGCACAAGCAGGAGCTCAAGGCGGCGAAGAAAGCCCGGAAGCCCCTGTGA
- the tadA gene encoding tRNA adenosine(34) deaminase TadA — protein sequence MRTALDEARAALAGGDVPVGAVVLSPAGTVLGTGHNLREATGDPTAHAEIVAIRRAAVALDAWRLTDCTLVVTLEPCTMCAGAIVQSRLDRVVYGARDEKAGAAGSLWDVVRDRRLNHRPEVVAGVLEEECGRLLTDFFRSDR from the coding sequence ATGCGGACCGCGCTGGACGAGGCACGGGCCGCGCTCGCGGGCGGAGACGTCCCGGTGGGCGCGGTCGTGCTGAGCCCGGCGGGCACGGTGCTCGGAACGGGGCACAACCTCCGGGAGGCCACCGGTGATCCCACCGCCCACGCGGAGATCGTCGCCATCCGCCGCGCGGCCGTGGCCCTGGACGCCTGGCGGCTGACCGACTGCACCCTGGTCGTCACCCTCGAACCGTGCACGATGTGCGCGGGCGCGATCGTCCAGTCCCGGCTGGACCGGGTGGTCTACGGCGCCCGGGACGAGAAGGCGGGCGCGGCGGGTTCGCTCTGGGACGTCGTACGGGACCGCCGCTTGAACCACCGCCCGGAGGTCGTCGCGGGCGTCCTGGAGGAGGAGTGCGGACGCCTCCTCACGGACTTCTTCCGCTCCGACCGCTGA
- a CDS encoding helicase HerA-like domain-containing protein — translation MSDSVPEPAGTAGSAVKDIVAGYSFTGPALDLGALLWDGRAVPEAQIRVPLGMLNRHGLVAGATGTGKTKTLQLIAEQLSAQGVPVFLADVKGDVSGISEPGEAGERVTARAGEVGQRWEAGGCPAEFYALGGIGHGVPVRATVTSFGPVLLSKVLQLNRTQEQSLGLVFHYADGKGLELVDLKDLRAVVAFLVSDEGRAELKGIGGLSAATAGVILRSLTAFEQQGASAFFGEPEFDTGELLRTADGLGVVSLLELSAVQDRPQLFSTFLMWLLADLYHDLPEVGDLDRPKLVFFFDEAHLLFSDASKAFLEAITQTVRLIRSKGVGVFFVTQTPKDVPAEVLGQLGNRVQHALRAFTPDDQKALRATVRTFPDSPYDLEEVLTALGTGEAVVTVLSENGAPTPVAATRLRAPESLMGPLDPAALDAAVTGSALYGRYAEAVDRESAFERLAARGAEGSGREPGPGPGPGPGPGPESGSGPGGESSGSGSASDRESARGKGAAAGRADPSLVEQVVGSGVFKSLARSVGTQLGREISRSLFGTARRR, via the coding sequence ATGAGTGACAGCGTGCCGGAGCCCGCCGGGACCGCCGGGTCGGCCGTCAAGGACATCGTTGCCGGGTACTCCTTCACCGGCCCCGCGCTCGACCTCGGGGCGCTGCTGTGGGACGGCCGCGCCGTCCCGGAGGCGCAGATCCGGGTGCCGCTCGGCATGCTCAACCGGCACGGGCTGGTCGCGGGCGCCACCGGTACGGGCAAGACGAAGACCCTCCAGCTCATCGCCGAACAGCTGTCCGCGCAGGGCGTCCCCGTGTTCCTGGCGGATGTGAAGGGCGATGTCTCCGGGATCTCCGAGCCGGGTGAGGCGGGGGAGCGGGTCACCGCGCGGGCCGGGGAAGTGGGGCAGCGGTGGGAGGCGGGCGGCTGTCCGGCCGAGTTCTACGCGCTGGGCGGGATCGGGCACGGCGTCCCGGTCCGCGCCACGGTCACCAGCTTCGGTCCGGTGCTGCTGTCGAAGGTGCTCCAGCTGAACCGGACCCAGGAGCAGTCCCTCGGGCTGGTCTTCCACTACGCCGACGGCAAGGGCCTCGAACTCGTCGATCTGAAGGACCTGCGGGCCGTCGTCGCCTTCCTGGTCTCGGACGAGGGCAGGGCCGAGCTGAAGGGGATCGGCGGGCTGTCGGCCGCGACCGCCGGGGTGATCCTGCGTTCGCTGACCGCCTTCGAACAGCAGGGCGCTTCGGCGTTCTTCGGGGAGCCGGAGTTCGACACGGGTGAGCTGCTGCGGACCGCGGACGGGCTCGGGGTGGTGTCCCTGCTCGAACTGTCCGCCGTCCAGGACCGGCCGCAGCTCTTCTCCACGTTCCTGATGTGGCTCCTCGCGGACCTCTACCACGACCTTCCCGAGGTCGGGGACCTCGACCGGCCGAAGCTGGTGTTCTTCTTCGACGAGGCGCATCTGCTGTTCAGCGACGCGTCCAAGGCGTTCCTGGAGGCGATCACGCAGACCGTGCGGCTGATTCGCTCGAAAGGGGTGGGGGTGTTCTTCGTGACCCAGACGCCGAAGGACGTACCGGCCGAGGTGCTGGGGCAGCTCGGCAACCGGGTGCAGCACGCGCTGCGGGCGTTCACCCCCGACGACCAGAAGGCGCTGCGCGCCACGGTGCGGACGTTCCCCGACTCCCCGTACGACCTGGAGGAGGTGCTGACCGCGCTCGGCACGGGCGAGGCGGTGGTCACCGTCCTCAGCGAGAACGGCGCGCCGACCCCGGTCGCCGCGACCCGGCTGCGGGCCCCGGAGTCCCTGATGGGACCGCTGGACCCGGCGGCGCTGGACGCGGCGGTGACGGGGTCCGCGCTGTACGGGCGTTACGCGGAGGCGGTGGACCGGGAGTCGGCGTTCGAGCGGCTGGCCGCACGGGGAGCCGAGGGCTCGGGTCGGGAGCCGGGGCCTGGTCCGGGGCCTGGTCCTGGGCCTGGGCCTGAGTCGGGCTCGGGTCCGGGTGGGGAGTCGTCGGGGTCCGGGTCGGCGTCGGACCGGGAGTCGGCTCGGGGGAAGGGGGCGGCGGCCGGGCGGGCGGACCCCTCGCTGGTGGAGCAGGTGGTGGGGAGCGGGGTGTTCAAGTCCCTGGCGCGGTCCGTCGGCACCCAGCTGGGGCGGGAGATCAGCCGCTCGCTGTTCGGCACGGCCCGCAGACGGTGA
- a CDS encoding siderophore-interacting protein codes for MKRGWEGAVLKLLRSKDFVLTVTGTEVVNDRFRRIHVTDGGMLAVTGVHPTMWVRLWFSKAGKPHQRGYTLVDPDPDKGTFSLEFVLHEGPASDWARAAREGDTIEATVHGSDFTTPDPPPSHLYVVGDAASLPAINSLLDELGEVPATVWYETSHPLDARLPMRLDPARHDLRTVARGGGGLMEEVRSTLPDLLGKHRDTDDYFVWVACDTVTTRSLTAYLRKELSVPRPRVKALGYWRPD; via the coding sequence ATGAAGCGGGGCTGGGAAGGTGCCGTTCTCAAGCTGCTCCGGAGCAAGGACTTCGTCCTCACCGTGACCGGCACCGAGGTGGTCAACGACCGCTTCCGCAGGATCCACGTCACGGACGGCGGCATGCTCGCGGTCACCGGGGTCCACCCCACCATGTGGGTAAGGCTCTGGTTCAGCAAGGCGGGCAAGCCGCACCAGCGCGGCTACACCCTCGTGGACCCGGACCCGGACAAGGGCACCTTCAGCCTGGAGTTCGTGCTCCACGAAGGTCCCGCGAGCGACTGGGCCCGTGCCGCCCGCGAGGGCGACACCATCGAGGCGACCGTGCACGGCTCGGACTTCACCACGCCCGATCCACCGCCCTCCCATCTCTACGTGGTCGGCGACGCCGCGTCGCTGCCCGCGATCAACTCCCTGCTCGACGAGCTGGGCGAGGTTCCCGCGACCGTCTGGTACGAGACCTCGCATCCGCTCGACGCCCGGCTGCCGATGCGGCTCGATCCGGCGCGGCACGACCTGCGTACGGTCGCGCGCGGCGGCGGCGGACTCATGGAGGAGGTCCGGTCCACCCTCCCGGACCTCCTCGGGAAACACCGGGACACCGACGACTACTTCGTCTGGGTCGCCTGCGACACCGTCACCACACGGTCCCTCACGGCGTACCTGCGCAAGGAGCTGTCGGTACCCAGACCGCGCGTCAAGGCCCTCGGGTACTGGCGTCCGGACTGA
- the upp gene encoding uracil phosphoribosyltransferase, translating to MRLHVVDHPLVAHKLTTLRDRRTDSATFRRLADELVTLLAYEATRDVRTEQVDIETPVCATTGVKLSHPRPLVVPILRAGLGMLDGMVRLLPTAEVGFLGMIRDEETLQASTYATRMPDDLSGRQVYVLDPMLATGGTLVAAVQELMRRGADDVTAVVLLAAPEGVEIMERDLAGVPVTVVTASVDERLNENGYIVPGLGDAGDRMYGAAE from the coding sequence ATGCGTCTCCACGTCGTCGACCACCCGCTGGTCGCCCACAAGCTCACCACCCTGCGCGACCGCCGTACGGACTCCGCCACCTTCCGGCGTCTCGCCGACGAGCTGGTCACCCTGCTCGCCTACGAGGCGACCCGCGATGTGCGGACCGAGCAGGTCGACATCGAGACGCCCGTCTGCGCGACCACCGGCGTCAAGCTCTCCCACCCCCGCCCCCTGGTCGTGCCGATCCTGCGGGCCGGTCTCGGCATGCTCGACGGGATGGTCCGGCTGCTGCCCACGGCCGAGGTCGGGTTCCTCGGCATGATCCGGGACGAGGAGACGCTCCAGGCGTCGACCTACGCCACCCGGATGCCCGACGACCTGTCCGGGCGCCAGGTGTACGTACTGGACCCGATGCTGGCGACCGGCGGCACGCTCGTCGCCGCGGTCCAGGAGCTGATGCGGCGCGGCGCCGACGATGTGACCGCCGTCGTGCTGCTCGCCGCGCCCGAGGGCGTGGAGATCATGGAGCGGGATCTCGCGGGCGTCCCGGTCACCGTCGTGACGGCGTCCGTGGACGAGCGGCTCAACGAGAACGGGTACATCGTCCCGGGTCTCGGTGACGCGGGCGACCGGATGTACGGCGCGGCTGAATAG
- a CDS encoding tRNA adenosine deaminase-associated protein, with protein MYFAALLARTEDGWEASDTELDDVESLSDLADLARDASIDDDSVLVFIEQEDAWFGVVRVDGEEDPRIYVSDAANAARSSYGEILTNELIGREPGDDDVDLDALDLDGTEEGEPESSSSSDDEAPEGGDAVSSGPLGDLDLLGDFGVSARELRALEPGDALGEIADALGVAEVLEAVR; from the coding sequence GTGTACTTCGCCGCACTGCTCGCGCGCACCGAAGACGGGTGGGAAGCGAGCGACACGGAGCTCGACGATGTGGAGTCCCTGTCGGACCTGGCCGATCTGGCCCGCGACGCCTCGATCGACGACGACAGCGTTCTCGTCTTCATCGAGCAGGAGGACGCGTGGTTCGGGGTCGTCCGGGTGGACGGCGAGGAGGACCCCCGTATCTACGTGTCGGACGCCGCGAACGCGGCGCGCAGTTCGTACGGGGAGATCCTCACGAACGAGCTGATCGGACGGGAGCCCGGGGACGACGACGTCGATCTCGACGCGCTCGACCTCGACGGTACCGAGGAGGGGGAGCCGGAGAGCTCCTCGTCCTCCGACGACGAAGCCCCGGAGGGCGGGGACGCGGTGTCGTCCGGTCCGCTCGGGGACCTGGACCTGCTGGGCGACTTCGGGGTCTCCGCCAGGGAACTGCGCGCGCTGGAACCCGGTGACGCGCTCGGCGAGATCGCGGACGCGTTGGGGGTGGCGGAAGTACTCGAAGCGGTGCGCTGA